From a region of the Candidatus Brocadiaceae bacterium genome:
- a CDS encoding ABC transporter ATP-binding protein, which produces MPESDVLLSVCDLKKHFPVRGGLLGRTVGHVRAVDGVSFQVRRGRTLGLVGESGCGKTTTGRTLLRLLEPTAGKVVFDGLPVHSASGRRLRALRRRMQIIFQDPYSSLDPRMTVQAIVGEPLAVHGIATGSARGRKVEELLERVGLSAAHVNHYPHEFSGGQRQRIGIARALALDPDFIVCDEPVSALDVSIQAQIINLLEDLQQERGLSYLFIAHDLAVVEHISDDVAVMYMGTILETAPRDVLYDEALHPYTRLLLSAIPRPDPDARREARPPEDPALETPEGGCPFRPRCPLATEECAAAMPALREVAPGHFVRCVRCGDAPRA; this is translated from the coding sequence ATGCCTGAAAGTGATGTCCTCCTGAGCGTGTGCGATCTGAAGAAGCACTTCCCCGTGCGCGGGGGGCTGCTGGGGCGGACCGTCGGCCACGTGCGCGCGGTGGACGGCGTGTCGTTCCAGGTCCGGCGCGGCCGCACGCTGGGCCTGGTGGGCGAGAGCGGCTGCGGAAAGACGACCACGGGGCGCACGCTCCTGCGGCTGCTGGAGCCGACCGCGGGCAAGGTGGTCTTCGACGGCCTCCCGGTCCACTCCGCCTCCGGCCGGCGCCTGCGCGCCCTGCGGCGCCGGATGCAGATCATCTTCCAGGACCCGTACAGCTCCCTGGACCCGCGCATGACCGTGCAGGCGATCGTCGGCGAGCCGCTGGCCGTGCACGGCATCGCCACGGGCTCGGCCCGCGGCAGGAAGGTGGAGGAACTGCTCGAGCGCGTCGGCCTCTCGGCCGCCCACGTGAACCACTACCCGCACGAGTTCTCGGGCGGCCAGCGCCAGCGCATCGGCATCGCCAGAGCCCTGGCGCTCGACCCCGACTTCATCGTGTGCGACGAACCGGTCTCCGCACTGGATGTGTCCATCCAGGCGCAGATCATCAACCTGCTCGAGGACCTCCAGCAGGAGAGGGGGCTCTCCTACCTGTTCATCGCGCACGACCTGGCGGTGGTGGAGCACATCTCGGACGACGTGGCGGTGATGTACATGGGGACGATCCTCGAGACGGCCCCCCGCGACGTGCTGTACGACGAGGCGCTGCACCCCTATACCCGGCTTCTGCTTTCGGCGATCCCGCGGCCCGATCCGGATGCCCGCCGCGAGGCCCGGCCGCCGGAGGATCCGGCCCTGGAGACGCCCGAGGGGGGATGTCCGTTCCGGCCGCGCTGTCCGCTGGCCACAGAGGAATGCGCAGCGGCGATGCCGGCGCTGCGCGAGGTCGCCCCCGGGCATTTCGTGCGTTGCGTGCGGTGCGGGGACGCCCCGAGAGCCTGA
- a CDS encoding ABC transporter ATP-binding protein, giving the protein MSATERPTVLEVSDLRTEFRTENGIARAVDGVSFRIGRGETFCLVGESGCGKSVTALSILRLVPSPPGRITSGRVLFGGRDLRGLSERRMRRVRGAGIGMIFQEPMTALNPVFTVGNQVAEAVRAHADVSRSEARRRALDLMERVYIRDAARRYDDYPHQMSGGMLQRVMIAMALVGRPDLLIADEPTTALDVTVQARILDLLRELRDEMGMAVLLITHDMGVVAEVADTVAVMYAGRIVETADVRSVFRTPRHPYLVSLLRSLPRRGGRGGRLAVIPGHVPDPRRFPPGCRFHPRCFMAAPACADSEPELRGVGRGHRAACLRLPGYWADGAPPDPALIATDAERMGHA; this is encoded by the coding sequence ATGAGCGCAACCGAGCGGCCGACAGTCCTGGAGGTGAGCGACCTGCGGACGGAGTTCCGCACCGAGAACGGCATCGCCAGGGCCGTCGATGGCGTCAGCTTCCGGATCGGCCGCGGCGAGACGTTCTGCCTGGTCGGCGAGAGCGGCTGCGGAAAGTCCGTCACCGCGCTGTCCATCCTGCGGCTTGTGCCGTCCCCGCCGGGCAGGATCACCTCGGGCCGGGTGCTCTTCGGCGGGCGCGATCTGCGCGGCCTGTCCGAGCGCCGGATGCGCCGCGTGCGCGGGGCGGGCATCGGCATGATCTTCCAGGAGCCGATGACGGCGTTGAACCCCGTGTTCACCGTCGGCAACCAGGTCGCCGAGGCCGTGCGCGCCCATGCCGACGTGAGCCGCAGCGAGGCCCGCCGCCGCGCGCTGGACCTGATGGAGCGCGTCTACATCCGCGACGCGGCCCGCCGCTACGACGACTACCCCCACCAGATGTCCGGGGGGATGCTCCAGCGCGTGATGATCGCCATGGCGCTGGTGGGCAGGCCGGACCTGCTGATCGCCGACGAACCCACCACGGCGCTCGACGTGACCGTGCAGGCGCGCATCCTGGACCTGCTGCGCGAACTGCGCGACGAGATGGGCATGGCCGTGCTGCTGATCACACACGACATGGGCGTGGTCGCGGAGGTTGCCGACACGGTGGCCGTCATGTACGCCGGGCGGATTGTGGAGACGGCCGACGTCCGCAGCGTGTTCCGCACCCCCCGGCATCCCTACCTGGTGAGCCTGCTGCGTTCGCTGCCCCGGCGCGGAGGGCGCGGCGGACGGCTGGCCGTGATCCCGGGGCACGTGCCGGACCCGCGCCGGTTCCCGCCGGGGTGCCGCTTCCATCCGCGCTGTTTCATGGCGGCTCCCGCGTGCGCGGACAGCGAGCCGGAACTGCGCGGCGTCGGCAGGGGGCACCGGGCCGCCTGCCTGCGGCTGCCGGGCTACTGGGCCGACGGGGCACCGCCCGACCCCGCGCTGATCGCCACCGACGCCGAGAGGATGGGCCATGCCTGA